Proteins encoded by one window of Salvia splendens isolate huo1 chromosome 5, SspV2, whole genome shotgun sequence:
- the LOC121802950 gene encoding zinc finger protein 1-like: MESLDIKPYDVLQALSIEPCHSDGSVTSVESSTRSYLTEEEEGTGHEALTTRVFLDLKHEGPERPTSEVECTRYETDNSCVSLDLKLASDQGEAMSPRDQSNDLEPLAKKTLSCKFCTREFSTSQALGGHQNAHKVERAAVKHRHKMVDAAVAGPTRLHPYLPYLAYPNFNRSIGDFIRAKSMIHKPYSHYHQAMARRLAQEKMSRAYLVRPSPSMKVDGSLNLRGNPNQRLRLRDGGFLSLGGSHNSAAIKDVATDNGHQWLGLRVGGGGGGDQHEAAEGLDLELKL; this comes from the coding sequence ATGGAATCCCTCGACATCAAGCCATATGATGTATTGCAAGCCCTCAGCATCGAGCCATGCCACTCGGATGGCTCGGTCACCTCGGTCGAATCTTCTACTAGAAGTTATTtgaccgaagaagaagaaggaacaGGACACGAGGCTCTCACGACTCGTGTGTTTCTAGATCTGAAACATGAAGGGCCGGAAAGGCCTACTTCAGAGGTAGAATGCACAAGATACGAGACTGACAATTCTTGTGTCTCGCTAGATCTCAAGCTAGCCAGTGATCAGGGCGAGGCGATGAGTCCTAGAGATCAATCCAACGACCTAGAGCCGTTGGCCAAAAAAACTCTCTCCTGCAAATTCTGCACGAGGGAGTTTTCTACCTCCCAGGCATTGGGAGGCCACCAAAACGCCCACAAGGTAGAGAGGGCGGCGGTCAAGCACCGCCACAAAATGGTGGACGCGGCCGTGGCGGGTCCCACGCGGCTACACCCATACTTACCCTACTTAGCATACCCTAACTTCAATAGATCGATTGGGGACTTCATTAGGGCAAAATCGATGATTCATAAACCCTACTCCCACTACCATCAAGCAATGGCGCGACGTCTCGCCCAGGAAAAGATGTCTAGGGCTTACTTGGTAAGGCCCTCACCATCAATGAAGGTTGATGGATCTCTGAATTTAAGAGGAAACCCTAATCAACGGTTGAGATTGAGGGATGGAGGATTTCTGAGTTTAGGAGGAAGTCATAATTCTGCCGCTATTAAGGATGTGGCAACTGACAACGGTCATCAATGGCTTGGATTGAGAgttggtggcggtggcggtggcgatCAACATGAAGCTGCAGAAGGACTTGATTTGGAGCTTAAGCTAtga
- the LOC121802954 gene encoding transcriptional regulator SUPERMAN-like, with protein sequence MASLEPCHSEASNISVTSKNNHTIKEEEDEEDESGTKHETMSRVVLDLRPANNEVRDKGNPKNSKLHELNLFNPSDDPKPSRSKTFTCSFCWREFSTSQALGGHQNAHKQERALAKHRHNMVDLGPDAHPPMQGYSYYPLSTTHMPIFRSHGFRAQSNMIHPKPYPYHHAPPLLPSQYAYSVPREKMPRPYLIDPSPSTPDYALKLENFPSRDYKFNFGVINPNSSTRTNEGDDNRLRLGNVDDGKDDLGLDLDLKL encoded by the coding sequence ATGGCATCCCTCGAGCCATGTCACTCGGAGGCCTCCAATATTTCCGTGACATCGAAAAATAATCACACGATCAAGGAAGAAGAGGACGAGGAGGATGAATCCGGCACGAAACACGAGACCATGTCGCGTGTCGTGCTAGATCTCCGACCGGCCAACAACGAGGTGAGGGATAAAGGAAACCCTAAAAATTCGAAGCTCCACGAGCTTAATCTTTTCAACCCTAGCGACGACCCTAAACCATCAAGGTCGAAAACTTTCACCTGCAGTTTTTGCTGGAGGGAGTTTTCGACTTCTCAAGCACTAGGAGGCCACCAAAACGCGCACAAACAAGAGAGGGCACTGGCCAAACACCGCCACAACATGGTTGATTTGGGCCCCGACGCTCACCCGCCAATGCAAGGCTACTCCTACTACCCCTTGTCAACAACACACATGCCTATCTTTAGGTCACATGGGTTTAGGGCACAATCTAATATGATTCACCCTAAACCCTACCCCTACCATCACGCGCCGCCGCTGTTGCCGTCGCAGTACGCCTACTCTGTACCTCGGGAGAAGATGCCCCGGCCCTACCTAATTGACCCATCACCATCAACACCAGATTATGCTTTGAAGTTGGAAAATTTTCCGTCACGTGATTATAAGTTTAATTTTGGAGTTATTAACCCTAATTCTTCTACTAGGACCAATGAGGGTGATGATAATAGGCTCAGATTGGGAAATGTTGATGATGGGAAGGATGATTTAGGACTTGATTTGGATCTTAAGCTTTAA
- the LOC121802903 gene encoding inositol-pentakisphosphate 2-kinase-like isoform X1 translates to MKWMGAILQDKDAEEWTYRGEGALNLVLAYCGSSPHFVGKVLRIQKVRNDRPECENGHSALVNHESLLWGKFEGIVSAPTREVAEHIYVQKVMCPLLGSEHVDAGIHVLVSREFLEAVDNKVLCQRPSWRVDAARINPLHDSVLLISDHSVFPHFSDSLREDFCVSVEIKPKGGFLPTSEFIAEGNAVKKRITQFKMHQALKLHRGKISQISQYHPLDLFSGSKDGIQKAIEALFLTPQNNFRVFLNGSIIFGGMGGTADSTSSTAAQSFHDGLKHVISAKDGMHIKGFVDLLTETIFKSGLLNRLLEVQKLDAIDIEGAIHSYYDIISQPCVVCRQIGGEKFAARYSSIHSMLRDDKVRIVRDYLISATAKDLSMMISFKSKINMDEESLHRAVFLESSKQTFYYKASFIDLDMKPLKKMEYYYELDQQIVNYYVQMLKDTDVLDCGETTQESLNTSTGINNGEMAN, encoded by the exons ATGAAGTGGATGGGTGCAATTTTGCAAGACAAAGATGCGGAGGAATGGACTTACAGAGGAGAAGGAGCTCTGAATCTAGTTCTTGCTTATTGTGGAAGCTCTCCTCATTTT GTTGGAAAAGTTTTAAGGATACAAAAAGTTCGAAATGATAGACCTGAATGTGAGAATGGTCATTCAGCTCTAGTCAACCATGAATCCCTCTTGTGGGGAAAATTTGAAGGCATAGTTTCAGCACCTACAAGGGAAGTTGCAGAGCACATATATGTACAGAAAGTAATGTGTCCACTCTTGGGATCAGAGCATGTTGACGCAGGG ATCCATGTTCTTGTGTCAAGAGAATTTTTGGAGGCAGTTGACAATAAGGTTCTTTGTCAGCGTCCATCATGGCGTGTTGATGCTGCCAGAATCAATCCCCTTCATGACTCGGTTCTTCTAATTTCTGATCATTCAGTGTTTCCTCATT TTTCAGATTCTCTCAGAGAGGATTTCTGTGTGTCTGTTGAGATAAAG CCCAAAGGCGGATTTCTTCCCACTTCAGAATTTATAGCTGAGGGAAATGCAGTCAAAAAGAGAATTACTCAATTTAAGATGCATCAAGCTCTAAAATTGCATCGAGGAAAG ATATCTCAAATAAGTCAATATCATCCTCTAGATTTGTTTTCTGGATCCAAGGATGGAATACAAAAAGCAATTGAAGCCCTCTTTCTAACACCGCAGAATAATTTTCGGGTTTTCTTAAATGGTTCGATTATTTTTGGAGGCATGGGTGGTACTGCAGACAGCACTAGTTCTACGGCTGCTCAATCTTTCCATGACGGACTTAAACATGTCATTTCAGCAAAAGATGGGATGCACATCAAGGGTTTTGTAGATCTGCTCACTGAAACTATTTTTAAGTCTGGCTTATTAAATCGGCTTCTTGAAGTACAGAAGCTTGATGCTATTGATATAGAAGGTGCAATTCATTCCTACTATGATATTATTTCTCAGCCTTGTGTGGTATGTCGGCAAATAGGTGGGGAAAAATTCGCAGCAAGGTATTCATCAATTCATTCAATGCTAAGGGATGATAAAGTGAGAATTGTGAGGGATTACTTGATATCAGCCACTGCAAAGGACTTAAGTATGATGATTAGTTtcaagtccaaaataaatatgGATGAGGAATCTCTACATCGTGCTGTCTTTCTGGAATCAAGCAAGCAAACCTTTTATTACAAG GCATCTTTCATTGACCTGGACATGAAACCATTGAAGAAAATGGAATATTACTACGAGTTGGATCAACAAATTGTCAACTACTATGTCCAAATGTTAAAAGATACAGATGTGCTTGATTGTGGTGAGACAACCCAAGAGTCACTGAATACAAGTACCGGTATTAATAATGGTG AAATGGCAAATTGA
- the LOC121802903 gene encoding inositol-pentakisphosphate 2-kinase-like isoform X2: MKWMGAILQDKDAEEWTYRGEGALNLVLAYCGSSPHFVGKVLRIQKVRNDRPECENGHSALVNHESLLWGKFEGIVSAPTREVAEHIYVQKVMCPLLGSEHVDAGIHVLVSREFLEAVDNKVLCQRPSWRVDAARINPLHDSVLLISDHSVFPHFSDSLREDFCVSVEIKPKGGFLPTSEFIAEGNAVKKRITQFKMHQALKLHRGKISQISQYHPLDLFSGSKDGIQKAIEALFLTPQNNFRVFLNGSIIFGGMGGTADSTSSTAAQSFHDGLKHVISAKDGMHIKGFVDLLTETIFKSGLLNRLLEVQKLDAIDIEGAIHSYYDIISQPCVVCRQIGGEKFAARYSSIHSMLRDDKVRIVRDYLISATAKDLSMMISFKSKINMDEESLHRAVFLESSKQTFYYKASFIDLDMKPLKKMEYYYELDQQIVNYYVQMLKDTDVLDCGETTQESLNTSTGINNGAPHQ, translated from the exons ATGAAGTGGATGGGTGCAATTTTGCAAGACAAAGATGCGGAGGAATGGACTTACAGAGGAGAAGGAGCTCTGAATCTAGTTCTTGCTTATTGTGGAAGCTCTCCTCATTTT GTTGGAAAAGTTTTAAGGATACAAAAAGTTCGAAATGATAGACCTGAATGTGAGAATGGTCATTCAGCTCTAGTCAACCATGAATCCCTCTTGTGGGGAAAATTTGAAGGCATAGTTTCAGCACCTACAAGGGAAGTTGCAGAGCACATATATGTACAGAAAGTAATGTGTCCACTCTTGGGATCAGAGCATGTTGACGCAGGG ATCCATGTTCTTGTGTCAAGAGAATTTTTGGAGGCAGTTGACAATAAGGTTCTTTGTCAGCGTCCATCATGGCGTGTTGATGCTGCCAGAATCAATCCCCTTCATGACTCGGTTCTTCTAATTTCTGATCATTCAGTGTTTCCTCATT TTTCAGATTCTCTCAGAGAGGATTTCTGTGTGTCTGTTGAGATAAAG CCCAAAGGCGGATTTCTTCCCACTTCAGAATTTATAGCTGAGGGAAATGCAGTCAAAAAGAGAATTACTCAATTTAAGATGCATCAAGCTCTAAAATTGCATCGAGGAAAG ATATCTCAAATAAGTCAATATCATCCTCTAGATTTGTTTTCTGGATCCAAGGATGGAATACAAAAAGCAATTGAAGCCCTCTTTCTAACACCGCAGAATAATTTTCGGGTTTTCTTAAATGGTTCGATTATTTTTGGAGGCATGGGTGGTACTGCAGACAGCACTAGTTCTACGGCTGCTCAATCTTTCCATGACGGACTTAAACATGTCATTTCAGCAAAAGATGGGATGCACATCAAGGGTTTTGTAGATCTGCTCACTGAAACTATTTTTAAGTCTGGCTTATTAAATCGGCTTCTTGAAGTACAGAAGCTTGATGCTATTGATATAGAAGGTGCAATTCATTCCTACTATGATATTATTTCTCAGCCTTGTGTGGTATGTCGGCAAATAGGTGGGGAAAAATTCGCAGCAAGGTATTCATCAATTCATTCAATGCTAAGGGATGATAAAGTGAGAATTGTGAGGGATTACTTGATATCAGCCACTGCAAAGGACTTAAGTATGATGATTAGTTtcaagtccaaaataaatatgGATGAGGAATCTCTACATCGTGCTGTCTTTCTGGAATCAAGCAAGCAAACCTTTTATTACAAG GCATCTTTCATTGACCTGGACATGAAACCATTGAAGAAAATGGAATATTACTACGAGTTGGATCAACAAATTGTCAACTACTATGTCCAAATGTTAAAAGATACAGATGTGCTTGATTGTGGTGAGACAACCCAAGAGTCACTGAATACAAGTACCGGTATTAATAATGGTG CACCCCATCAATAA
- the LOC121805165 gene encoding probable protein S-acyltransferase 23 isoform X1 yields the protein MASEIEIEIVSDSSQQKPANGNPNEVHIVDVYSAAAYGDFEKLRNFVENEGVSVSHPDGNGYYPLQWAALNNFADICQYIIERGGDVNAKDNVGQTALHWAAVRGSIAAADVLLQNGARVEADDLNGYRAVHVAAQYGQTAFLNYIVAKYLANYDAPDSHGRSALHWAAVKGFADTIRLLLFRDASQGRQDKEGCTPLHWAALRGNVEACSVLAHAGSKEELLVKDKAGKTPLELASDKGHRHIALFLSNALRARSKDWKHRICSRHDGTVGYAPVLFSLVVVNVILFISCVLFAPNLTKVTAIVGLWGWTGVSFAVGSLIMFARCSSEDPGYIKIGTANHSDAEDPLLNIDLNSNWNGNWSQLCPTCKIIRPVRSKHCAICRRCVEQFDHHCPWISNCVGKMNKRDFVVFLCFGTITALIGGAVALQRIRTSVLPVPTGESWSHFIVFNHPGLIAFLVMDTAIFIASATLLSMQATQIARNITTNEVSNAIRYGYLRGPDGRFRNPYNHGCWKNCSDFVIHGYTDDSEISWPPLQQMAR from the exons ATGGCGTCTGAAATTGAAATCGAAATTGTTTCGGATTCAAGCCAACAGAAGCCTGCCAATGGGAACCCTAACGAAGTCCATATCGTCGACGTTTACTCGGCCGCAGCCTATGGAGACTTCGAGAAGCTGCGGAACTTCGTCGAAAACGAAGGCGTTTCTGTCTCCCATCCCGACGGCAACGGCTACTACCCTCTCCAGTGGGCCGCTCTCAACAACTTCGCCGACATTTGCCAATACATTATTGAA AGAGGTGGAGATGTGAATGCGAAGGATAATGTGGGACAGACGGCATTGCATTGGGCTGCAGTTCGTGGATCGATAGCAGCCGCAGATGTCCTGTTGCAGAATGGGGCTCGTGTTGAGGCTGATGATTTGAATGGTTATCGG GCAGTTCATGTTGCTGCTCAGTATGGCCAAACAGCCTTCCTCAATTACATTGTAGCTAAGTATCTAGCTAATTATGATGCACCGGACAGTCATGGAAGGAGCGCATTACACTG GGCTGCCGTTAAAGGGTTTGCCGATACTATTAGATTGCTATTGTTTAGAGATGCTTCTCAAGGAAGACAGGATAAAGAAG GCTGTACGCCTTTGCACTGGGCTGCATTGAGAGGAAATGTTGAGGCCTGCAGTGTGCTTGCACATGCAGGTTCAAAGGAGGAATTATTGGTAAAAGATAAGGCGGGGAAAACTCCCCTGGAGCTTGCTTCTGATAAAGGTCATCGGCATATCGCTCTTTTCCTT TCAAATGCATTGAGGGCAAGAAGCAAGGATTGGAAACACAGGATATGCTCTAGACATGATGGAACAGTTGGTTATGCCCCAGTTCTTTTCTCATTAGTGGTTGTTAATGTGATACTGTTCATTAGCTGTGTCCTTTTTG CTCCTAATCTAACAAAAGTTACTGCAATTGTTGGACTTTGGGGATGGACAGGTGTATCTTTTGCTGTTGGCTCTTTAATCATGTTCGCCCGGTGCAGTAG TGAAGATCCAGGTTATATAAAAATTGGAACTGCTAACCATTCTGATGCTGAG GATCCTTTATTGAATATTGATTTGAATAGCAACTGGAATGGAAATTGGTCTCAACTCTGCCCTACCTGCAAG ATTATAAGACCAGTTCGCTCCAAGCATTGTGCCATATGTAGACGCTGTGTGGAGCAGTTTGACCACCACTGTCCCTGGATCTCAAATTGTGTGGGAAAG ATGAACAAgcgggattttgttgtttttctctGCTTCGGAACTATAACAGCATTGATTGGCGGGGCAGTTGCTTTACAGA GAATTCGGACATCTGTACTACCCGTGCCAACTGGTGAAAGCTGGAGCCATTTCATAGTATTTAACCATCCCGGTCTAATCGCGTTCCTGGTTATGGACACTGCTATCTTTATTGCTTCAGCAACTTTATTGTCAATGCAGGCTACCCAG ATTGCTCGAAATATCACCACAAACGAAGTGTCAAACGCAATACGCTATGGTTATCTTCGGGGGCCAGATGGGCGCTTCCGGAACCCATATAATCATGGCTGTTGGAAGAATTGCTCGGATTTTGTAATACACGGCTACACAGACGACAGCGAGATTTCTTGGCCTCCCCTGCAGCAGATGGCCAGATAG
- the LOC121805165 gene encoding probable protein S-acyltransferase 23 isoform X2: MASEIEIEIVSDSSQQKPANGNPNEVHIVDVYSAAAYGDFEKLRNFVENEGVSVSHPDGNGYYPLQWAALNNFADICQYIIERGGDVNAKDNVGQTALHWAAVRGSIAAADVLLQNGARVEADDLNGYRAVHVAAQYGQTAFLNYIVAKYLANYDAPDSHGRSALHWAAVKGFADTIRLLLFRDASQGRQDKEGCTPLHWAALRGNVEACSVLAHAGSKEELLVKDKAGKTPLELASDKGHRHIALFLSNALRARSKDWKHRICSRHDGTVGYAPVLFSLVVVNVILFISCVLFAPNLTKVTAIVGLWGWTGVSFAVGSLIMFARCSSEDPGYIKIGTANHSDAEDPLLNIDLNSNWNGNWSQLCPTCKIIRPVRSKHCAICRRCVEQFDHHCPWISNCVGKMNKRDFVVFLCFGTITALIGGAVALQRN; encoded by the exons ATGGCGTCTGAAATTGAAATCGAAATTGTTTCGGATTCAAGCCAACAGAAGCCTGCCAATGGGAACCCTAACGAAGTCCATATCGTCGACGTTTACTCGGCCGCAGCCTATGGAGACTTCGAGAAGCTGCGGAACTTCGTCGAAAACGAAGGCGTTTCTGTCTCCCATCCCGACGGCAACGGCTACTACCCTCTCCAGTGGGCCGCTCTCAACAACTTCGCCGACATTTGCCAATACATTATTGAA AGAGGTGGAGATGTGAATGCGAAGGATAATGTGGGACAGACGGCATTGCATTGGGCTGCAGTTCGTGGATCGATAGCAGCCGCAGATGTCCTGTTGCAGAATGGGGCTCGTGTTGAGGCTGATGATTTGAATGGTTATCGG GCAGTTCATGTTGCTGCTCAGTATGGCCAAACAGCCTTCCTCAATTACATTGTAGCTAAGTATCTAGCTAATTATGATGCACCGGACAGTCATGGAAGGAGCGCATTACACTG GGCTGCCGTTAAAGGGTTTGCCGATACTATTAGATTGCTATTGTTTAGAGATGCTTCTCAAGGAAGACAGGATAAAGAAG GCTGTACGCCTTTGCACTGGGCTGCATTGAGAGGAAATGTTGAGGCCTGCAGTGTGCTTGCACATGCAGGTTCAAAGGAGGAATTATTGGTAAAAGATAAGGCGGGGAAAACTCCCCTGGAGCTTGCTTCTGATAAAGGTCATCGGCATATCGCTCTTTTCCTT TCAAATGCATTGAGGGCAAGAAGCAAGGATTGGAAACACAGGATATGCTCTAGACATGATGGAACAGTTGGTTATGCCCCAGTTCTTTTCTCATTAGTGGTTGTTAATGTGATACTGTTCATTAGCTGTGTCCTTTTTG CTCCTAATCTAACAAAAGTTACTGCAATTGTTGGACTTTGGGGATGGACAGGTGTATCTTTTGCTGTTGGCTCTTTAATCATGTTCGCCCGGTGCAGTAG TGAAGATCCAGGTTATATAAAAATTGGAACTGCTAACCATTCTGATGCTGAG GATCCTTTATTGAATATTGATTTGAATAGCAACTGGAATGGAAATTGGTCTCAACTCTGCCCTACCTGCAAG ATTATAAGACCAGTTCGCTCCAAGCATTGTGCCATATGTAGACGCTGTGTGGAGCAGTTTGACCACCACTGTCCCTGGATCTCAAATTGTGTGGGAAAG ATGAACAAgcgggattttgttgtttttctctGCTTCGGAACTATAACAGCATTGATTGGCGGGGCAGTTGCTTTACAGA Gaaattaa
- the LOC121804366 gene encoding protein ZINC INDUCED FACILITATOR-LIKE 1-like: MAAVENSESLLQKDEFVEGCPGCAVDRSKRLQRAVPLKQILTVWIIVLATALTISSLYPFLYFMIRDFHIADREEDIGYYAGFVGSAYMFGRALSSTLWGAIADRYGRKPVIIIGCVAVVVFNGLFGLSVNYWMAIITRFLLGIMNGLLGPIKAYACETVRDEYQSYALSAVSTAWGTGLIVGPALGGFLAQPADKFPGIFTSDSFWARFPYFLPCLMTSIFAAFVTIACFWIPESLHTHILESTSSEGSYDTLEAATQQSDINEMEEKKASKKSLFKNWPLMSSIVAYCTFSLHDMAYSEIFSLWAESPQRLGGLGYSTEDVGTVLSISGFGLLVFQSSLYPIVEKILGPIMVSRVLGIVSIPLLTSYHYIAMLSGITLSIVLNIASLLKNVLSISIVTGLFILQNRAVDQDQRGAANGIAMTFMSLFKAVGPLGGGALFSWAETRLGADFLPGDQMVFFILNIIEAIAVLMTFKPFLVERRNS; the protein is encoded by the exons ATGGCTGCGGTTGAAAATTCGGAAAGCTTACTGCAAAAGGATGAGTTCGTGGAGGGTTGCCCAGGATGCGCGGTTGATCGCAGCAAACGATTGCAGAGAGCTGTGCCTCTCAAGCAAATTCTCACTGTCTGGATCATTGTGCTCGCCACTG CTCTAACAATATCGTCTCTCTACCCCTTCCTTTATTTCATG ATAAGGGATTTTCACATTGCAGATAGAGAAGAGGATATTGGTTATTATGCTGGTTTTGTGG GATCTGCATACATGTTTGGAAGAGCTTTAAGTTCTACCTTGTGGGGAGCAATTGCTGATAGATATGGTCGGAAACCGGTCATAATCATAGGCTGTGTGGCAGT GGTGGTATTCAATGGTCTGTTTGGCCTTAGTGTGAACTATTGGATGGCCATCATCACGAGGTTTCTTCTTGGAATTATGAATGGCTTACTTGGACCAATAAAG GCATATGCATGTGAAACAGTTCGTGATGAATACCAGTCTTATGCATTGTCAGCG GTTAGCACAGCATGGGGTACCGGATTAATTGTTGGACCAGCGTTAGGAGGCTTTCTTGCTCAG CCTGCTGACAAATTCCCTGGAATATTCACGTCAGATTCTTTTTGGGCGAG ATTCCCATATTTCCTGCCCTGTCTGATGACCTCAATATTTGCGGCATTTGTAACTATCGCTTGTTTCTGGATCCCG GAATCACTACACACACACATTTTAGAGAGTACATCTTCTGAAGGTTCTTATGATACTTTGGAGGCTGCAACTCAACAGTCTGACATTAACGAGATGGAGGAAAAGAAGGCTTCTAAGAAAAGCCTCTTTAAGAACTGGCCACTTATGTCATCCATAGTAGCATATTGCACTTTCTCACTCCATGATATGGCTTACTCTGAG ATATTCTCATTATGGGCTGAGAGCCCCCAAAGACTTGGAGGGCTTGGTTACTCAACCGAGGATGTTGGAACAGTCCTTTCAATCTCAG GTTTTGGCCTTCTGGTCTTCCAATCTTCTTTGTATCCTATCGTGGAGAAAATCTTGGGCCCCATCATGGTTTCTCGAGTTCTAGGA ATTGTTTCAATTCCTCTCTTAACAAGTTATCACTACATAGCCATGCTATCTGGGATCACACTATCCATAGTGTTAAATATTGCATCTCTGTTGAAGAATGTCCTATCG ATCTCCATTGTGACAGGGCTCTTCATATTACAAAATAGAGCTGTG GACCAAGACCAAAGAGGTGCAGCAAATGGTATTGCCATGACCTTTATGTCACTTTTCAAAGCTGTTGGTCCTTTAGGCGGAGGAGCACT GTTTTCATGGGCAGAAACACGCCTAGGTGCCGATTTCCTTCCAG GGGATCAGATGGTGTTCTTCATCCTCAACATTATTGAGGCAATTGCAGTTTTGATGACATtcaaaccattcttggttgaaCGACGAAATAGCTGA